A genomic region of Magnolia sinica isolate HGM2019 chromosome 6, MsV1, whole genome shotgun sequence contains the following coding sequences:
- the LOC131249286 gene encoding probable serine/threonine-protein kinase PBL16 isoform X2: protein MGNCWFRWKWSVYRVSCNAKPESPKNESQTPKEVAKDDSTKFPSNPEEVEDLRRDTAANPLIVFTYSELKAEVIFLGQLSHPNLVKLIGYCCEDEHRVLIYEFMARGSVENNLFSRILLPLPWTIRMKIAFGAAKGLAFLHEAEKPVIYRDFKTSNILLDMDYNAKLSDFGLAKDGPVGDKSHVSTRVMGTYGYAAPEYIMTGHLTARSDVYSFGVVLLELLTGRKSLDKSRPAREQNLTDWALPLLSEKKKLLNIVDPRLEGDYPIKGVHKAAMLAYHCLNRNPKARPLMRDIVDSLEPLQVPVENPSAAASVFYCQQ, encoded by the exons ATGGGGAATTGCTGGTTTAGATGGAAATGGTCTGTGTACAGAGTATCATGCAATGCCAAACCAG AATCTCCAAAGAATGAAAGCCAAACACCAAAAGAAGTCGCGAAGGATGATAGTACTAAATTTCCGTCAAATCCCGAAGAAGTTGAGGATTTACGTCGGGATACGGCTGCAAATCCATTGATAGTGTTCACTTACAGTGAGTTGAAG GCTGAGGTTATATTTCTGGGGCAGCTTTCACATCCGAATCTGGTGAAACTGATTGGTTACTGTTGTGAAGACGAACATCGGGTACTCATTTATGAGTTTATGGCTCGGGGTAGTGTGGAAAACAATCTGTTTTCAA GAATATTGCTCCCGCTTCCTTGGACTATCAGAATGAAGATTGCGTTTGGAGCTGCGAAAGGTCTCGCTTTCCTCCATGAAGCTGAAAAACCAGTCATCTATCGTGATTTCAAGACATCCAATATTCTGCTGGACATG GACTATAATGCAAAGCTTTCTGACTTTGGACTTGCAAAAGATGGACCAGTTGGTGACAAATCTCATGTCTCTACTCGCGTTATGGGCACTTATGGGTATGCAGCGCCAGAATATATTATGACAG GCCATTTGACAGCCAGGAGCGACGTCTACAGCTTTGGTGTTGTTCTTCTAGAACTACTCACTGGCCGGAAATCATTAGACAAGTCTCGTCCGGCTCGGGAGCAGAACCTCACCGATTGGGCCTTACCATTGCTCAGCGAGAAGAAAAAACTGCTAAACATTGTCGACCCGAGATTGGAAGGTGACTATCCAATCAAAGGCGTCCATAAGGCGGCCATGTTAGCATATCACTGTCTGAACCGTAACCCAAAGGCAAGGCCGCTGATGAGAGACATTGTCGACTCTTTGGAGCCTCTTCAGGTGCCTGTGGAAAACCCAAGTGCTGCTGCTTCTGTTTTCTACTGCCAGCAGTGA
- the LOC131249286 gene encoding probable serine/threonine-protein kinase PBL16 isoform X1, with the protein MGNCWFRWKWSVYRVSCNAKPESPKNESQTPKEVAKDDSTKFPSNPEEVEDLRRDTAANPLIVFTYSELKVITGNFRKDNVLGGGGFGSVYKGFISEGLREGLQRLQVAVKVHDGNNSHQGHREWLAEVIFLGQLSHPNLVKLIGYCCEDEHRVLIYEFMARGSVENNLFSRILLPLPWTIRMKIAFGAAKGLAFLHEAEKPVIYRDFKTSNILLDMDYNAKLSDFGLAKDGPVGDKSHVSTRVMGTYGYAAPEYIMTGHLTARSDVYSFGVVLLELLTGRKSLDKSRPAREQNLTDWALPLLSEKKKLLNIVDPRLEGDYPIKGVHKAAMLAYHCLNRNPKARPLMRDIVDSLEPLQVPVENPSAAASVFYCQQ; encoded by the exons ATGGGGAATTGCTGGTTTAGATGGAAATGGTCTGTGTACAGAGTATCATGCAATGCCAAACCAG AATCTCCAAAGAATGAAAGCCAAACACCAAAAGAAGTCGCGAAGGATGATAGTACTAAATTTCCGTCAAATCCCGAAGAAGTTGAGGATTTACGTCGGGATACGGCTGCAAATCCATTGATAGTGTTCACTTACAGTGAGTTGAAGGTAATTACAGGGAACTTCAGGAAAGATAATGTTTTGGGTGGAGGTGGATTTGGAAGTGTCTACAAAGGGTTCATTTCCGAAGGTCTGAGAGAGGGCCTTCAGCGTCTTCAAGTAGCTGTTAAGGTTCACGATGGCAATAACAGTCATCAGGGCCATAGAGAATGGCTG GCTGAGGTTATATTTCTGGGGCAGCTTTCACATCCGAATCTGGTGAAACTGATTGGTTACTGTTGTGAAGACGAACATCGGGTACTCATTTATGAGTTTATGGCTCGGGGTAGTGTGGAAAACAATCTGTTTTCAA GAATATTGCTCCCGCTTCCTTGGACTATCAGAATGAAGATTGCGTTTGGAGCTGCGAAAGGTCTCGCTTTCCTCCATGAAGCTGAAAAACCAGTCATCTATCGTGATTTCAAGACATCCAATATTCTGCTGGACATG GACTATAATGCAAAGCTTTCTGACTTTGGACTTGCAAAAGATGGACCAGTTGGTGACAAATCTCATGTCTCTACTCGCGTTATGGGCACTTATGGGTATGCAGCGCCAGAATATATTATGACAG GCCATTTGACAGCCAGGAGCGACGTCTACAGCTTTGGTGTTGTTCTTCTAGAACTACTCACTGGCCGGAAATCATTAGACAAGTCTCGTCCGGCTCGGGAGCAGAACCTCACCGATTGGGCCTTACCATTGCTCAGCGAGAAGAAAAAACTGCTAAACATTGTCGACCCGAGATTGGAAGGTGACTATCCAATCAAAGGCGTCCATAAGGCGGCCATGTTAGCATATCACTGTCTGAACCGTAACCCAAAGGCAAGGCCGCTGATGAGAGACATTGTCGACTCTTTGGAGCCTCTTCAGGTGCCTGTGGAAAACCCAAGTGCTGCTGCTTCTGTTTTCTACTGCCAGCAGTGA